A segment of the Bacillus licheniformis DSM 13 = ATCC 14580 genome:
GAAATCAGGCCTCGCGTTCAGCGACAAATTATTTTTGTTTTTATCGGCCGATCTTCCCCGGTCTTCAATTTCTGCGATCATGACACACGAATATAATCACGTTTGCCGGTTAGAAAATATGCCGAAAGAAGAAAAAAAGATGACGCTGCTTGATACAATCATTCTCGAAGGCCTTGCAGAATATGCCGTTTTCGAACGGCTGGGAGAAGCCGAAACAGCCGCATGGACGTCATATTACTCCGAAAAGCAGCTTCGTCATTTCCAGGACCGGTTCGTAAAGCCTCATTTCGACCTGCGCCGACACGATGGCCGGCTATTCTCCAATATTTTATTTGGAAAAGGACATTACCCTGACATGCTCGGATATGCTGTCGGTTACAGTATTGTGAAAAAATATTTATCGGCTCGAAAATTGAAGGTTGCCGATGTTTTAGCCTTTCCGTCAGAAGACTTTATAAAGCTATCGCTTTAAAATACTAAAATTATGGGATTAAATTAATATTATTACAAAAAATCAAAAAACTCCTTGCTTTTGTAATGATTATGTAATAATATACAACTATAAAATTTTAAGATAATTCAGTCATATTAAGAAAATTCTAAAAAAGTAATATATTAGTTTTTTGTGATATTTAACTTCTGGTCTATGGAAGGGGAATCTGGATGAGCGCATTGCTGGAAGTCAATGATTTAAAAACTTATTTTTTTAGGAAAAAACAGCCGATACCTGCAGTGGACGGCGTCGATTTTTCAATTAAAAAAGGGGAAACCGTTGCGCTGGTCGGTGAATCGGGATCCGGTAAAAGCATTACCTCTTTGTCAATCATGGGACTGGTCGAGGGCTCGGGCGGAAAGATCATGAGCGGCTCTATCAAGCTCGAAGGACAGGATCTCGTTACATACAAAGAACAAGATTTATGCAAGATCCGCGGAAATGAAATCTCCATGATTTTTCAGGAACCGATGACCTCGCTCAATCCGGTTTTGACGATCGGCGAACAAATCACAGAAGTGCTGATCTATCATAAAAAGCTATCGAAAAAAGAAGCCGCCAAAAAAGCGGTAGAATTATTAAAGCTTGTCGGATTTTCAAGAGCCGGCGAGCTGATGAAAGAGTATCCGCACCGCCTGTCGGGCGGCATGAGGCAGAGGGTCATGATCGCCATTGCCTTAAGCTGCAATCCGAAGCTGCTGATCGCGGATGAACCGACGACAGCGCTTGACGTCACCATTCAAGCCCAAGTGCTGGAACTGATGAAAGACCTATGCGACAAATTCGATACCTCCATACTTCTCATTACCCACGATCTCGGCGTTGTGTCCGAAATTGCGGACCGCGTGATCGTCATGTATTGCGGACAAGTTGTTGAAAATGCCACAGTAGACGAGCTATTCGACGAACCCCTGCATCCCTATACAAAAGGACTGTTAAACTCCATCCCTGTCATTGAAGGCTCCATTGAAAAATTAACAGCCATTAAAGGAAATGTGCCGACGCCTGACAACCTTCCTGCCGGCTGCCGGTTCGCTCCAAGGTGTCCGAGCGCGGTCGACAAATGCTGGGGGGCGCAGCCAGACTTGAAAACGCGTCCGGACGGCCGGTCTGTCAGATGTTTTTTATATGAGGAGGGAGAATAAGGGATGACTTCATCAGCTGAACAATTACAGCCCGGACAGGAAATGAACCCGCAAGAATCCCTTCTGGAGCTGAAAGACGTCAAAAAGTACTTTCCGATCCGCTCAGGGATTTTTCAGAAAAAAATCGGCGATGTCAAAGCGGTGGACGGCATCAGCTTTTCGCTTAAACGCGGCGAAACGCTCGGCATTGTCGGTGAATCGGGCTGCGGAAAGTCGACCGCCGGACGGACGATGATCCGCCTTTATAAACCGACGGCAGGGCAGATTTTTTACAAAGGCCGCGACATTTCAAGTTTGTCGGAAGAAGCTTTGAGAAAAAGCGTCCGCAAAAACATCCAGATGGTTTTCCAAGATCCGTTTGCCTCACTGAACCCGAGAAAAACGCTGCGTTCCATCATCAAAGAACCCTTCAACACGCATCATATGTACAATTTCAAAGAGCGCAACGAAAAAGCCGAAGAGCTTTTAGCCAAGGTCGGGCTGCACCCGTCGTTTGCGAACCGCTATCCCCACGAATTTTCCGGGGGGCAGCGCCAGCGGATCGGAATCGCGCGGGCGCTGGCTTTAAATCCGGAGCTTATTATCGCCGATGAACCGGTATCCGCATTGGACGTGTCAATCCAGGCTCAAGTGATCAACCTGATGGAAGAGCTTCAGGAAGAATTCAATCTGACATATTTGTTCATTTCCCATGACTTGAGCGTCGTCCGCCATATCAGCGACAGGGTCGGCGTCATGTATCTCGGCAAAATGATGGAGCTGACAGACAAGCATGAGCTGTACGGCAACCCGCTTCATCCATACACGCAGGCGCTTCTGTCCGCCGTTCCCGTCACTAGGAAGAAAGGCGGAACAAAGCGGGAGCGAATCGTTTTAAAAGGCGAGCTGCCGAGTCCCGCCAACCCTCCGAAAGGCTGTGTCTTTCATACGAGGTGTCCGGCCGCAAAAGCGATTTGCGCGGAAGCCGAACCTGCTTTCAAGGAAGTGAAAACAAACCATTTCGTGGCATGTCACCTTTACGAATAAAGGGGAAGGCCGTCACATATTAAATCCTTGAGAGGGGGAATGTCTTCTTTAAAAAACGGGGGTCAATCGGGTGGAAAGAAGGACAACAGTTTAATAAGGGGGAATTCATAAAATGAATAAACGCAAAACAGGATTTTCAATTTTAAGCTTGCTGCTGATCTTATCGATTTTTCTAACGGCCTGCAACAGCGGCGAAGTCGGAGGGGATGAAAAAGAAGGCAAATCTGACGGGAAGCCGCAGCAGGGCGGAGATCTGATTGCTGGATCCACAGGTGAACCGACGCTGTTTAATTCACTGTATTCAACTGATACAGCAAGTTCAGATATTGAAAGACTGATCTACAACACTTTGTTAGACGTTAATGAGAAACTTGAAGTGGAAAACCAACTCGCTGATGAAGTAAAGGAATCGGAGGATGGGTTAACATTCGATGTGAAGCTAAAAGAAGGTGTCAAGTTTCACGACGGTGAAGAAATGACAGCCGACGATGTCGTTTTTACTTACAGCATTCCGATGAGTGATGAATACGTTGGAGAACGCGGCTCAAACTTTAAAATGATAGAGTCTGTCACGAAAAAAGGTAAATATGAAGTGCAGTTTAAATTAAAGAAGCAGGATCCGTATTTTTACAATGTTACACTTGCCAGTTACGGTATTCTGCCTAAGCACATTTTAAAAGATGTCCCAATCAGCAAACTCGGTGAACACGAATTCAATCGAAAGAATCCGATTGGAACAGGACCGTTTAAATTTAAAGAATGGAAAGAAGGACAATATGTAAAGGTTGAGGCTTTTGATGATTATTATGCCGGGCGTCCTCATTTAGATTCGATCACGTATAAAATTATTCCGGATTCAAATGCAGCGCTGTCACAGCTGCAAGCTGGAGATGTCGATTACTTGGTCGTTACACCAGGACCAGACTATAAAACGGCCGAGAAATTTAACAATGTGAAGATGGAAACCGATTTAGGTTTGAATTATACGTATATCGGCTGGAACGAAAGAAATGAGCTGTTTAAGGATAAAAAGGTTCGCCAAGCGCTGACACATGCGCTTGACCGCCAGGCGCTCGTTGACCAAGTTCTAGATGGAGATGGGGAAATCGCGAACATCCCGGAAAGCCCGCTTTCATGGAACTACCCGGATAACAAAGATAAGTTTAAAACGTTTGAATACGATCCAGAGAAAGCAAAAAAACTGCTCAAAGAAGCAGGATGGACAGACTCAGATGGTGATGGGATTTTAGATAAGGACGGCAAAAAGTTTTCTTTCGTTATTAAAACGAACCAAGGAAACAAAACACGGGAAGACCTCGCGGTTGTTGTTCAGCAGCAATTAAAAGAAATTGGGATTCAAGCAAAACCGCAGATTGTTGAATGGAGTGCTTTAATTGAACAAATGAACCCGCCGAATTGGGATTTTGATGCGATGATCATGGGCTGGAGCCTTGCTACGTTCCCTGATCAGAGCAACATTTTCCATTCGAAAGAAGCTGAAAAAGGACTAAACTATGTTTGGTATCAAAATGAAAAGCTTGATAAACTGCTGGATGAAGCTAAAACGTTGAAGGACCGTGAAGAATATAAAAAGGCGTATGAAGATATTTACGAAATTCTGGCGGAAGATCAGCCGTATACATTCTTGTATTATACGAATTACCATAGAGCGATGCCTAAAAATATGAAAGGCTACGTATTCCATCCGAAAGAAGATTTCTATAAAGCCGAAGACTGGTGGCTGGATCAAAAATAACGAGAATCCCTTGAGGGAAGTGTAGCTTGCAGCTTCCTTCCCTTCCTTCTTAATGACTTTTAAAAAAGGGGATAAAAAATGATTACATATATCATTCGAAGGACGCTCATGTCGATTCCAATATTATTTGGTATTACAATTTTGTCATTTGCGATTATGAAAGCAGCGCCGGGAGATCCAATGGCATTGATGATGGATCCGACCATCAGCGCGGGAGACCGTGAAAAATTCATTGAAAAATACGGGTTGGATGAACCTGAACACGTTCAATATTTAAAGTGGCTCGGAAATATGGTTCAAGGTGACTTCGGTACTTCAATCGTTAGAAAAGGAACGCCAGTGACTGATTTGATTATGGCGAGGCTGCCGAATACGTTATTGTTAATGCTCGTTTCAACCATTTTGGCTCTCCTCATATCGATCCCGCTTGGAGTGCTTTCAGCTAGGCGGCCATATTCTAAATTGGATTATGGCATCACATTCACATCATTTATCGGTCTTGCTGTCCCAAATTTTTGGCTTGGACTGATTCTAATCATGTTTCTTGCTGTTAATTTAGGATGGTTTCCAACCGGGGGCGTTATGACTCTGAATGCCGATTTTAGTTTATGGGATCGCATTCATCATCTAATTTTGCCTGCATTCGTCCTGGCGACCGCAGATATGGCGGGACTCACCCGCTACACGAGATCGAGCATGCTTGATGTGCTCAGGCAAGACTACATGCGGACAGCGAGAGCAAAGGGTTTTAAAGAAAATCGTGTCGTGTACAAGCATGGGCTTCGAAATGGTTTGCTTCCGGTTATTACGATCTTTGGTCTGATGATTCCTTCTTTCATCGGCGGAGCTGTCGTTACTGAACAGATTTTCAGTTGGCCAGGACTTGGAAAGCTGTTTGTCGACTCTGCTTTCCAGAGGGACTATCCTGTCATTATGGCAATGACGGTTATTTCAGCCACACTTGTTGTCATTGGGAATTTAGTTGCGGATATTCTTTATGCAATGGTCGATCCGCGGATTGAGTATTAATGAAGGAGGGAATTGATTCATGACACAGACAAATCCATCGACACCTTCGCCGGAGATCACATTGCAGGAAAATGTCGCACCAAAGCCCGAGACAATGACAAAAATCTTTTTTGAAAAGTTTTATAAAAACAAGCTGGCGGTAATTGGAGGAGTTTTATTATTTATTATTATCCTATCAGCGATTTTTGCTCCGGTGATCGCTCCATACCCGCCGGAACAGCAAAACCTTCTGAATAAGCTAAAACCGCCAAGTGGTGAACATCTAATGGGAACAGACAAGTTTGGCCGAGATATTTTCAGCCGTTTACTTTATGGGGCTCGGGTTTCTTTACTTGTAGGCTTTGCCTCTGTACTTGGATCGATTACGATAGGTACGGTGGTCGGCGCAATCGCCGGCTACTTTGGCGGAATAATCGACGCTATTATGATGAGACTGGTGGATATTGTATTATCCATACCCGACATCTTTCTGTTAATCACGCTGGTCACCATCTTCCAGCCGGGCATAGATAAACTGATTTTAATATTCGCCTTGACGAGATGGACGACGACAGCGCGCCTTGTCCGGAGCGAGTTTTTGTCCTTGAGGTCGAGGGAGTTCGTCTTGGCGGCGAAAACGATCGGTACAAGAAATTACAAAATCATTTTTTCTCATATCCTTCCGAATGCGATGGGGCCGATTATCGTTGCCGCGACGCTTTCCGTCGGTACCGTAATCCTTGCGGAATCGGCATTAAGCTATCTTGGATTCGGGGTTCAGCCGCCGATGGCAAGCTGGGGAAACATGCTTCAGGATGCACAGAACTTTACGATCATGATCCAGGCGTGGTGGTATCCGCTGTTCCCGGGCCTGATGATCCTGCTCACTGTGCTGTGCTTTAACTTCTTAGGCGACGGACTCCGCGATGCGCTTGATCCGAAGAATATTAAATGATTTATGCAGTGTATTACAGAGGAAATATTTTAACAAAATGGAAGGTCAATAGATTTAGTTTCAATGAATGTATGTAGTGGACATTGAACGAATGTTTCCTGTTAGTCGATAAAGAACACTTTCATAAATGAGGTACCAAAGGGAATATCATTCGTAAATCTTTGGTATCTCACTTTGTTCAAACAGAAGCAGGTCTTCCAACTCCTGAAGATCTTTTGGAACTGTTAGATGAACAAATGGGCGCTGTAGCAAAAAAATAAATCGCTTTGTTAAATGAATAGAGGTTTTAACGATGTTAAGCGTATTGAAAAATAAAAACTTTTTATTTTTGATATTAGGGCGTTTGGTAACCAATATTGGGGACAGTATGTATACAGTTGCGGCAATGTGGCTTGTGTTTGATTTATCAAAAAGTACATTTTATTCCGGATTAGCTGGTTTTTTGACGATGTTCCCAACTGTTTTGCAATTTTTAACAGGTCCGATTGTTGATAAAGTCAGATTAAATAAAGTTTTGGTTTGGAGTCAACTCATCCAAGCTATTTTGGTGTTGATTATTCCGCTTTTTTATTTCATTGGATATTTGAACATTTGGATCATCATGATGATTATGCCTCTTATCGTATTCATTGAGCAATTTACTTATCCTGCGCAATCTGCCGCACTGCCTAAAATAATCAAAAGTCAAGATCTAGTTAAAGCAAACTCACTTATGTCATTTTCATATCAAGGTACAGATATTATATTTACTGGTATTGCAGGTATTGTGATTGCTTCGGCAGGAGCTATAAGCATATACTTAGTTGACTCTTTCACTTTTTTGTTAGCGGCGCTGTTTTTTAAGTGCGTAAAATTAGAACAAAAAAATGAGATAGAACATAAGCCCCGATTCCACTTCAAAAAAGTCATACACAATTATACAACGGATATAAAAGAGGGATTTACACTCATTCGTCATTCCCTCATTCCAAAAATCCTCTTGGGCTCGATGATTTCTAACTTCATGCTTAGTGCGACGATTGTGATTTTGCCAAGCTTCTCTTCGATTAGAGGAGGAGAAGAATACTATGGATATTATTTGGCTTCCATGTCATGCGGTTTACTGTTAGGTTCAATATTCGCAACAGTGTTTGGCCGATTCGCGATAGGATCACTTACGATATACGGATTTTTCATTTCAGGGGTTTTATGGAGTATTTCGGCGATCGCCACCTCTTCATACATATCGATTATTTTATTTGGTTTGTCTCAAATATCCATCGGCGTGACAAACGTCATTTTCATGTCCATTTTGCAAAGCATACTGCCGGAAGAGTTTATAGGGAGAGTTTTTTCTTTTATCGCAAGTTTGACAAGCATAGCAGCTCCTTTTGGATCTTTGCTGGGAGGGTTTACCGCGTCATTGATCGGCAGCGATAAGGTTTTCTTTATAGGAGGAATTGCCATGCTGTTTGTATCTGTTTATTGGGTGTTTCAGTCTTCTTTAAGATCAATTCCTTCATCAGAAAAAATAAACGCTAAAGAATACAGCTTTTTTACAAACGTGTTGAATAAATAATGTGTGAATTGCTTCATTCAGTCATCATGATTTTGCCCATTGTCTGGACTCCGCGATGCGCTTGATCCGAAGAATATGAAATAAAAAGCTGAGGGATTGCCGCCCTTGGCTTTTTTTTTAACGGCGATTGCCATAATCTCATCCGCTTGGAATAAATTCCTGCCCCCTTGCCTATACTGTGGACAACAGTTTTTATTAAAAGTGAGGGGTTAGAAATGTTGTTTCTTCATGATGTGTGGGTGAATTGGTTTGAGGGAGAAGAAAATGGCTACAACGTCTGCCACTTTCATGAATGGCGGAAGGAAGACAGTGTTGAATTGCTTGACCAGGTGCCTTTGTTAAGGGTGTCGTCCGTTTTGTTTCACTACATAGAAAATGATTTGTCAGAGCTTCCGGCCGAATTATTGAACGAGGTTCATCAAAAAGCGTATATTCGTAAAAATCATGAGCGGACACAGCTTGATCATTGTTTCGTCGTAACGGACGGCATTGGTATTCTCGCGGTCGATACGGCCGGTTACACAATACCGGTAAGAAAAAGCCGCCTCATTCCGAGACAGGAGCAGCTCGTTTATGAAATGGTGAAGGACGTTGAAGCGGAAACTTACGAGTTTGCACCAGAGAAGCTGCAATCTTCCAAAGAATACCACATTTTATCTTTATCACCGGAGCATGTCAGAGGATTAACGAGAAAAGAACGCCAGCTCAAACAGCTGCTGTTCATGGCGCTCGATCAGCTCAAAGGGCTCCAAAATCGGGCCGAGATCGCTTATTGGTACACCGAATGGAATCCGTATATGTATGAACAG
Coding sequences within it:
- a CDS encoding DUF2268 domain-containing protein; the protein is MSIASTYEWLEQASSVRELPSFLLPYFKGASKADAAAIVSHLQIHGLFRSWTDGERTMKQLKENGVFQHVRREEQLLCKRWNGPDVPIFILPVDERNRKIRVEFGSKSGLAFSDKLFLFLSADLPRSSISAIMTHEYNHVCRLENMPKEEKKMTLLDTIILEGLAEYAVFERLGEAETAAWTSYYSEKQLRHFQDRFVKPHFDLRRHDGRLFSNILFGKGHYPDMLGYAVGYSIVKKYLSARKLKVADVLAFPSEDFIKLSL
- a CDS encoding ABC transporter ATP-binding protein is translated as MSALLEVNDLKTYFFRKKQPIPAVDGVDFSIKKGETVALVGESGSGKSITSLSIMGLVEGSGGKIMSGSIKLEGQDLVTYKEQDLCKIRGNEISMIFQEPMTSLNPVLTIGEQITEVLIYHKKLSKKEAAKKAVELLKLVGFSRAGELMKEYPHRLSGGMRQRVMIAIALSCNPKLLIADEPTTALDVTIQAQVLELMKDLCDKFDTSILLITHDLGVVSEIADRVIVMYCGQVVENATVDELFDEPLHPYTKGLLNSIPVIEGSIEKLTAIKGNVPTPDNLPAGCRFAPRCPSAVDKCWGAQPDLKTRPDGRSVRCFLYEEGE
- a CDS encoding ABC transporter ATP-binding protein, with protein sequence MNPQESLLELKDVKKYFPIRSGIFQKKIGDVKAVDGISFSLKRGETLGIVGESGCGKSTAGRTMIRLYKPTAGQIFYKGRDISSLSEEALRKSVRKNIQMVFQDPFASLNPRKTLRSIIKEPFNTHHMYNFKERNEKAEELLAKVGLHPSFANRYPHEFSGGQRQRIGIARALALNPELIIADEPVSALDVSIQAQVINLMEELQEEFNLTYLFISHDLSVVRHISDRVGVMYLGKMMELTDKHELYGNPLHPYTQALLSAVPVTRKKGGTKRERIVLKGELPSPANPPKGCVFHTRCPAAKAICAEAEPAFKEVKTNHFVACHLYE
- a CDS encoding peptide-binding protein; protein product: MNKRKTGFSILSLLLILSIFLTACNSGEVGGDEKEGKSDGKPQQGGDLIAGSTGEPTLFNSLYSTDTASSDIERLIYNTLLDVNEKLEVENQLADEVKESEDGLTFDVKLKEGVKFHDGEEMTADDVVFTYSIPMSDEYVGERGSNFKMIESVTKKGKYEVQFKLKKQDPYFYNVTLASYGILPKHILKDVPISKLGEHEFNRKNPIGTGPFKFKEWKEGQYVKVEAFDDYYAGRPHLDSITYKIIPDSNAALSQLQAGDVDYLVVTPGPDYKTAEKFNNVKMETDLGLNYTYIGWNERNELFKDKKVRQALTHALDRQALVDQVLDGDGEIANIPESPLSWNYPDNKDKFKTFEYDPEKAKKLLKEAGWTDSDGDGILDKDGKKFSFVIKTNQGNKTREDLAVVVQQQLKEIGIQAKPQIVEWSALIEQMNPPNWDFDAMIMGWSLATFPDQSNIFHSKEAEKGLNYVWYQNEKLDKLLDEAKTLKDREEYKKAYEDIYEILAEDQPYTFLYYTNYHRAMPKNMKGYVFHPKEDFYKAEDWWLDQK
- a CDS encoding ABC transporter permease, which translates into the protein MITYIIRRTLMSIPILFGITILSFAIMKAAPGDPMALMMDPTISAGDREKFIEKYGLDEPEHVQYLKWLGNMVQGDFGTSIVRKGTPVTDLIMARLPNTLLLMLVSTILALLISIPLGVLSARRPYSKLDYGITFTSFIGLAVPNFWLGLILIMFLAVNLGWFPTGGVMTLNADFSLWDRIHHLILPAFVLATADMAGLTRYTRSSMLDVLRQDYMRTARAKGFKENRVVYKHGLRNGLLPVITIFGLMIPSFIGGAVVTEQIFSWPGLGKLFVDSAFQRDYPVIMAMTVISATLVVIGNLVADILYAMVDPRIEY
- the opp4C gene encoding oligopeptide ABC transporter permease, with the translated sequence MTQTNPSTPSPEITLQENVAPKPETMTKIFFEKFYKNKLAVIGGVLLFIIILSAIFAPVIAPYPPEQQNLLNKLKPPSGEHLMGTDKFGRDIFSRLLYGARVSLLVGFASVLGSITIGTVVGAIAGYFGGIIDAIMMRLVDIVLSIPDIFLLITLVTIFQPGIDKLILIFALTRWTTTARLVRSEFLSLRSREFVLAAKTIGTRNYKIIFSHILPNAMGPIIVAATLSVGTVILAESALSYLGFGVQPPMASWGNMLQDAQNFTIMIQAWWYPLFPGLMILLTVLCFNFLGDGLRDALDPKNIK
- a CDS encoding MFS transporter: MLSVLKNKNFLFLILGRLVTNIGDSMYTVAAMWLVFDLSKSTFYSGLAGFLTMFPTVLQFLTGPIVDKVRLNKVLVWSQLIQAILVLIIPLFYFIGYLNIWIIMMIMPLIVFIEQFTYPAQSAALPKIIKSQDLVKANSLMSFSYQGTDIIFTGIAGIVIASAGAISIYLVDSFTFLLAALFFKCVKLEQKNEIEHKPRFHFKKVIHNYTTDIKEGFTLIRHSLIPKILLGSMISNFMLSATIVILPSFSSIRGGEEYYGYYLASMSCGLLLGSIFATVFGRFAIGSLTIYGFFISGVLWSISAIATSSYISIILFGLSQISIGVTNVIFMSILQSILPEEFIGRVFSFIASLTSIAAPFGSLLGGFTASLIGSDKVFFIGGIAMLFVSVYWVFQSSLRSIPSSEKINAKEYSFFTNVLNK
- a CDS encoding YjbA family protein, which gives rise to MLFLHDVWVNWFEGEENGYNVCHFHEWRKEDSVELLDQVPLLRVSSVLFHYIENDLSELPAELLNEVHQKAYIRKNHERTQLDHCFVVTDGIGILAVDTAGYTIPVRKSRLIPRQEQLVYEMVKDVEAETYEFAPEKLQSSKEYHILSLSPEHVRGLTRKERQLKQLLFMALDQLKGLQNRAEIAYWYTEWNPYMYEQIKRMTFEEIWDMLFNETIDGWSDKHRDFCENLIKGQPFFEKLWEIENESKVN